Genomic segment of Paucidesulfovibrio longus DSM 6739:
CGCGGCGCAGTTCTTCGGGCAGGAACTCCATGGAGCGGATGGAGCCGAGCTTGGCGACCTCCTGCATCAGCTTGGGGCTGTAGGCGTCGGCCGCGCGCACGGCCTGTTCGAAGAAGGGGTTGGTTTCCACGAGCACATCGCCGTCCATGACGTTGCGCGAGAAGCTGAGGGCGAAGAGCGGCTCCACGCCGGAGGAGCAGCCCGCGATGATGGAGAGGGTGCCTGTGGGCGCGATGGTCGTGGTGGTGGCGTTGCGGTAGGGTCCGAGGTTGCGCTTGCCGAAGGTGGAGTCCGGGTAGGCCGGGAAGGGGCCGCGTTCTTCGGCGAGTTTTTTGGAGGCGCTGCGGGCCTCGGCGCGCAGGAATTCCATGACCTTCTCGCCCAGTTCCACGGCCTGGCGCGAGTCGTAGGCCAGGTGGAGCTGGAAGAGCATGTCGGCCCAGCCCATGACGCCCAGGCCGATCTTGCGGGTGGCCAGGACGCGCTCGGTGATGGCGGGCAGGGGATAGCGCGAGGCGTCGATGACGTTGTCCAGGAAGCGCACGGCGAGATGGATGGCGCGCTTGAAGGCGTCCCAGTCCACGAGGTCGGAGCCGCCGTTGGCGGACTCGCCGGGCAGCACGAACTTGCCGAGGTTGATGGAGCCGAGGTTGCAGGCCTCGAAGGGCAGCAGGGGCTGTTCGCCGCAGGGGTTGGTGGACTCGATCTCGCCCAGGGCCGGGGTCGGGTTGTCGCGGTTGATGCGGTCGAGGAAGACGATGCCGGGATCGCCGGATTCCCAGGCCTTGCGCACGAGGATTTCGAAGACTTCGCGGGCGTTGAGCTTGCCCGTGGTCTTTTTCGTGTGCGGCGCCACGAGGTCGTAGTCATCGCCTTTTTCCACGGCGCGCATGAATTTTTCGGTCAGGGCCACGGAGAGGTTGAAGTTGTTCAGCTCGCCCTCGCGTTCCTTGGCCTTGATGAAGTGCAGGATGTCCGGATGGTCCACGCGCAGGATGGCCATGTTCGCGCCGCGCCGGGTGCCGCCCTGTTTGACCTGTTCGGTGGCGGTGTTGAATATCTTCAGGAAGGAGATGGGTCCGGAGGCGATGCCGCCGGTGGAGCCGACGCGGGCGTCCTGGGGCCGCAGCCGGGAGAAGGAGAAGCCCGTGCCGCCGCCGGATTTGTGGATCATGGCCGCGTTCTTGACCGCGTCGAAAATGCCCTCCATGGAGTCTTCCACCGGCAGCACGAAGCAGGCCGCGAGCTGTCCGAGATCGGTTCCGGCGTTCATCAGGGTGGGCGAGTTGGGCAGGAAGGTCCAGGAGGTCATCAGCTCGTAGAAATCGCGCGCCAGGGCCTCGGGCTTGACCGGCGAGGCGTCGTACTTGGCCTCTTCCGCGGCGATGGCCGAGGCCACCCGCCAGAACAGCTCCTTGGAGCTTTCATAGGGCTTGCCGTTCTCGTCCTTGCGCTGGTAGCGGCGTTCGAGCACGACTTTGGCGTTGGGATTGATCTCCGGTTCCTGTAACGACTTCGGCATGGGAATTTTCGTCATAATCTCTTTTGTCTCAACTGGTTGCAATTAAAATCAAGAAAATCGGCGAGATGTCGTTCGTAAGAAAGCATAATAGGAAAGATTCGCGGCGATGACTAGTAGGGGATCATGCCAAAGGGCCGATCCGTCCGACCCGGACGGCGCAACCCTTCAAAAAAGCGGGGTTAGTCGATCATTATTTTTTCTAGATTTTTTCTAGCTGCTGAATTTTATCAGCAAAATAAAAACGCAATCTGTCCGGTCGTGAACGCGGGACTGGCGGTTTAGCGAAATCCCCGGCCTACGGCAAGCAGAGATGTCCCTTGCCGAAAGCGGGAGCGCACGTTTCCGACGATGGACGAAACGCGCTGAATTTCCTACCACCAAGACGCGCCTCCACAATTCTCCAGCGGGGACAACGCTCATGCGCATACTGCTTCTCGGAACCCTGGCCGCGCTGTTCTTCAGCGCCACCTTCGTGCTCAACCGGGCCATGAGCCTTGCGGGCGGGCCTTGGGTCTGGTCCGCGAGCCTGCGGTATTTCTGGATGCTCGGCCTGCTCGGCGGCGGGCTGCTGCTTTCCGGGCGCGGCCCTCTCCTGGCGGACGCCCTGCGGCTCTACGTCCGGCACTGGCGCTTCTGGACCCTGGCGGGCAGCGTGGGGTTCGGCTGCTTCTACGCGCTGATCACGTTCAGCTCGACCCTCGCTCCGGGCTGGGTCGTGGCCGCCACCTGGCAGACCACCATCCTGGCCACGCCCCTCGTGCTGCTCGCCTTTGGTCGGCGCGTGCCCCTGCGCGCCCTGCTGCTGACGGGCATCATCTTTGCTGGCATCGTGCTCGTGAACCTGGAGCAGACGGACAACGCTCCGGTTTCCCAGGTGCTGCTCGGCGCCCTGCCCGTGCTTCTGGCCGCGTTCGCCTATCCTTTCGGAAACCAGCTCGTCTGGGAAGCCCAGAGCGGCGGCTCGCGGCGCATTCCCGCCCTGAACGAAACGCCCGAAGCCCTGCGGGTCATGGCCGATCCTTTTTGCCGCGTGCTGCTGCTGACCCTCGGCTCCCTGCCGCTCTGGGCCGCGCTCCTCGCCGCCACCTGCCCGCCGCCGCCCGAACCGGGCCAGCTCCTGAACACTTTTTTGGTGGCGGTATTCTCCGGAGTGCTGGCCACCAGCCTGTTCCTGGCGGCGCGGCACCGCGCCCGCAGCTCGGCGCAGCTCGCGGCCGTGGATTGCACCCAGTCCATGGAGGTGATTTTCTCCCTGGCAGGGGAAATCACCCTGCTCGGCGCGGGACTGCCCGGCCCTCTCGGCTGGACCGGAATCAGCCTGACCATGCTGGGACTGGTGCTGTACATTCGCGTGCAGAATATTCGTTGAATATAAGATTATTTCCATTATTACAAATAAATATATTTTGCATTTCCATTGACGGAAGCAAGGAATACCGCGCTGCTTCCTGCTCCGCCTTTCAAAAACCGCCGAGAGTCCGTAAGCTGGTGGCCAGTCCAGCACCAAGCCTTTTTCCAAGGAGAAGCGCCATGCCCTCGAACGTGTACTTCTGGAACCTGCGGGCGAGCATGAAATCCCCGTTCGCAAAACGCATCGCTAAGCTGCTCCGGGCCACGGGCGCGGCCGAGCACGTCAATCCGGGCGATCTGACCGCGGTCAAGCTGCATTTCGGCGAGGAAGGCACCACCACCTTCCTGCGGCCCATCTGGGTGCGCGCCGTGCTCGACTATATCCGCGCCGCCGGCGGCAGACCCTTTCTGACCGACGCGAGCACGCTCTACGTCGGCCATCGCGGCGAGGCCGTTTCCCATGCGCTGCTGGCCCAGCGCCACGGATTCGACGGCCTGGCCCTGGGCGCGCCCGTCATCGTGGCGGACGGGCTCAAGGGCCAGCACCAGGTCGCGGTGCCCGTGCACGGCAAGCGCATCGAAACCGCCTACATCGCGGGCGACATCCACGCCGCGGACTGGTTCGTGAGCCTGAACCACTTCAAGGGACACGAACTGGCGGGCTACGGAGGCGCGCTCAAGAACATCGGCATGGGCTGCGCCAGCAAGCAGGGCAAGATGCAGCAGCACCTGACCACCGGCCCGTCCCTGAACCGCGACGACTGCATCGGCTGCGGCCTCTGCGTCACGGCCTGCGCCGCCGAGGCCCTGGCCCTGGACGGGCCCAAGGGCGAGGGGCGCATCACCATCGACCAGGAACGCTGCGTGGGCTGCGGCGGCTGTTTCCTGGCCTGCAAGAGCGGCGGCCTGGTCATCGACTGGCGCACCAACGTGGGCGAATTCCTGGAGCGGATGATGGACTACGCCAAGGCCGTGCTGGAACCCAAGGGCCGCCCCTGCCTGCACGTCAACTTCGTGGTGGACGTCATTCCCGAATGCGACTGCGCGGGCTACTCGGACGCGCCGCTCTGCCCGGACATCGGCGTGCTGGCCTCGCTCGACCCGGTGGCCGTGGATCAGGCCTCCCTGGATCTGGTCAACCGGGCTCCGGCCTCCAGCCCGAGCAAGCTGCCCCTTTCCTACCAGCCCGGCGAGGACAAGTTCCGCGCGGTGCATGGCCACGTGCCCGAAGATTTCGGACTGGGATATGCCGAAGAAATCGGCCTGGGCAGCCGCGCGTATGAGCTGATCAAGACGTGAGCCCGCTGGGGCGCGGGCCGTGCGGGCCGCGTCAGCCCATGAGGTTGAACACGTCCAGGTTGAGGTCGTGGTGGTTGACGTGCTCGGTGATCCTGACATCCTTGTCCGCGCTGCGGGGCGAGGCGAGGTCCACGTACCGCGTCGGCACGCTGCGCAGCTTGGCGTCGTAGACGACCTTCACCAGCGGCTTCAGCGGCAGGGCCGGGTCCACGGACAGCACCACGCCGTGTTCCCCGCTGCTCAGCCGCACGAGGCTGCCCACGGGATAGATGCCCATGAACTTGATGAACCGTTCCACGGTTTCCGCATGGAGCTGCGTTCCGCCCATGCGGTAGATGCGGCTCATGGCCGCCGAGCCGGGAATGGGTCCGGCGTAGATCCGTCTGCTGGTCTGGGCGTCGAAGACCTCGGTCACGGAAACGATGGGCGTGAGCGGGTGCAGTTGCTCCTGGGTCAGGCTCTTGGGATAGCCGCTGCCGTCGGCCCGCTCGTGATGCTCGGCCACGATGCGGCCCACCACAGGATCCAGTGACGGGTAGGCCCGGAGCATGTCCGCGCCTTCTTCGGGATGCGCCCGCACGATCTTGTATTCCCGCTCCGTCAGCTTTCCCGGCTTGTTCAGGATCACCAGGGGAATGCGCGCGTTGCCCAGGTCGTGCAGCAGCCCGGCCAGCCCCACGAGCCGCATCTCCTCGCGGCTGCGGTCCATGTGGTGGGCCAGGGCGATGGAGAGGACCGAAACGTTGATCGGATGGGTCAGGCTGAACTCGCCGAAATGGCGCAGCTTGAGCATGGAAGCCAGGGCCGTGCCGTTGCGTTCCAGGGACTGAATGAAGCGCTCCACCAGGGCCTCGGCGCGCTCCAGGTCGAGCTTGCCTTCCCGCCGGGCCAGCTCCAGGGCCTTGCGCTCGAACGCGAGCGCCTGGGCATAGAGCTTTTCCGCTTCGGGAAGTTCCCGCGCCAGGGAACCGATCTGCTCCTGCTGAAGCTGCTCGCGCCGGGCGCGGCGGGCCTTTTCGCGGGCGGCCTCCTCGGCCCTGCGGCGGCGCTCCTGCTCGGCCAGCTCGGCGGCCCGTTCCTTGAGGGCCTCTGTCCGGCGGCGTTCCTCCTCCTCGGCCTCGCGGCGCTGCCGCTCCTCTTCCCGCGCCCTGGCCTGGGCCTGCTCCCGGCGACGAAGCTCCATTTCCTCCTCGCGCCGGCGCGCCTCCTCTTCGGCCTTGCGCCGGGCCTCGGCCTCGGCACGCTCCCGCGCTTCCTGCTCGCTCTTGCGGCGGGCCTGCTCTTCGGCGTCCCGCTGCGCCTGTTCGCGTTCGCGGGCGGCCTGCTCTTCCTTGCGTCTGCGCTCCAGTTCGGCCTTGCGCGCCTGTTCCTCGGCCGCGCGGAGGCGTTCCTGCTCCTCGCGCCGGCGCGCCTCCTGTTCGGCCTTGCGGCGGGCTTCGGCCTCGGCCTTTTCCCGCGCTTCCTGCTCGGCGCGTTGGCGGGCCGCTTCCTGCTCGCGCCGGCGCGCCTCCTCCTGGAGCCTGCGCTTGCGGATTTCCCGCTGCCGCGCCTCCTCTTCGGCCTTGCGCGCCTCCTCTTCGGCCTTGCGTGCCGCCTCTTGCGCTTCCCTTTGCAGGCGCGCCCGTTCCTCGGCTTCCTGGCGGGCGCGTTCTTCCTCGGCCCGGCGGGCTGCCTGCTCTTGCGCCTGTTTTTTGGAGGCCTCGGCAAGATGGCGTTTCCGGAGAGCTTCCGCCCTTTTTTGCTCTTCCTCGGCCCGGAGGCGTTCAGAGCGAATGCGTTCGGCCTCGGCACGCCGGGCAGCCTCTTCGGCAAGCTGCCGGGATTTATCCTCGGCGAGTTTTTGTTCCTGGGCACGCAGGCGTTCAAGCCGCTCGGCTTCCTGGCGGCGAAATTCCTCTTCGGCCCGGCGGACGGCTTCCTGCTGCGCCCGCAGCCGCTCTTCTTCCCGAATCCGCTCTTCTTCCCGTATTCGCTTCTCTTCCCGGACCCGCTTCTCTTCGGCGATCCTGCGGCGTTCCCGCTCCTTTCGCGCGGCTTCGGCCTCGGCCTGCTGCCGGGCCTTTTCCTCGGCCTGCCTGCGTTCCTGCAACGCCCGTTGCCGGGCTTCTTCTTCGGCTCTGCGGCGGGCCTCTTCCTCGGCTTGTTGCCGGGCTTCTTCCTCGGCCTTAAGACGGGCTTCTTCCTCGGCTCTGAGGCGGGCTTCGCGTTCCGCTGCGGCGCGCGCCGCGCGTTCCGCCTCCGCACGGGCGGTTTCCTCGGCCAGCTTCCGCTGCTGCGCCTCGCGGCGTTCCCGCTCGGCCTGCTCGGCCTTGCGCTTTTCC
This window contains:
- a CDS encoding vitamin B12-dependent ribonucleotide reductase, whose protein sequence is MTKIPMPKSLQEPEINPNAKVVLERRYQRKDENGKPYESSKELFWRVASAIAAEEAKYDASPVKPEALARDFYELMTSWTFLPNSPTLMNAGTDLGQLAACFVLPVEDSMEGIFDAVKNAAMIHKSGGGTGFSFSRLRPQDARVGSTGGIASGPISFLKIFNTATEQVKQGGTRRGANMAILRVDHPDILHFIKAKEREGELNNFNLSVALTEKFMRAVEKGDDYDLVAPHTKKTTGKLNAREVFEILVRKAWESGDPGIVFLDRINRDNPTPALGEIESTNPCGEQPLLPFEACNLGSINLGKFVLPGESANGGSDLVDWDAFKRAIHLAVRFLDNVIDASRYPLPAITERVLATRKIGLGVMGWADMLFQLHLAYDSRQAVELGEKVMEFLRAEARSASKKLAEERGPFPAYPDSTFGKRNLGPYRNATTTTIAPTGTLSIIAGCSSGVEPLFALSFSRNVMDGDVLVETNPFFEQAVRAADAYSPKLMQEVAKLGSIRSMEFLPEELRRVFVTAMDIEPLWHLKMQAGFQKHTDNAVSKTVNLPNAATQEDIWDIYWKAYEYGCKGVTVYRDGCRSSQVLCTGEGQEKKDGKQPAKLVRERPDVVYGFTQKVETGLGTLYLTINEMDGKPFEVFATIGKSGASITAKAEAIGRLVSLALRSGVGPRAIVEQLKDIGGEHPKFQKKFLCKSIPDAIAWVFETRYLRGEHIDSGNGSLTNPVCPDCGTELVFEEGCHICKQCGFTKCG
- a CDS encoding DMT family transporter, producing MRILLLGTLAALFFSATFVLNRAMSLAGGPWVWSASLRYFWMLGLLGGGLLLSGRGPLLADALRLYVRHWRFWTLAGSVGFGCFYALITFSSTLAPGWVVAATWQTTILATPLVLLAFGRRVPLRALLLTGIIFAGIVLVNLEQTDNAPVSQVLLGALPVLLAAFAYPFGNQLVWEAQSGGSRRIPALNETPEALRVMADPFCRVLLLTLGSLPLWAALLAATCPPPPEPGQLLNTFLVAVFSGVLATSLFLAARHRARSSAQLAAVDCTQSMEVIFSLAGEITLLGAGLPGPLGWTGISLTMLGLVLYIRVQNIR
- a CDS encoding DUF362 domain-containing protein, whose protein sequence is MPSNVYFWNLRASMKSPFAKRIAKLLRATGAAEHVNPGDLTAVKLHFGEEGTTTFLRPIWVRAVLDYIRAAGGRPFLTDASTLYVGHRGEAVSHALLAQRHGFDGLALGAPVIVADGLKGQHQVAVPVHGKRIETAYIAGDIHAADWFVSLNHFKGHELAGYGGALKNIGMGCASKQGKMQQHLTTGPSLNRDDCIGCGLCVTACAAEALALDGPKGEGRITIDQERCVGCGGCFLACKSGGLVIDWRTNVGEFLERMMDYAKAVLEPKGRPCLHVNFVVDVIPECDCAGYSDAPLCPDIGVLASLDPVAVDQASLDLVNRAPASSPSKLPLSYQPGEDKFRAVHGHVPEDFGLGYAEEIGLGSRAYELIKT
- a CDS encoding HD domain-containing phosphohydrolase yields the protein MTTNSRMKIVKKISLKQGMFVVQYGKGTEAEPFAIVNQPIHSWEDVKRLIPEGVSEVMIDPEFDYEAWKREQAEQSRGEAERRKAEERSREEERRKDDEARARREEEEAARAAAMARAREQKRQAEEKRRAEENARQQAEEAARRAEAERIRIERLRAEEKQAEEKRKAEQAERERREAQQRKLAEETARAEAERAARAAAEREARLRAEEEARLKAEEEARQQAEEEARRRAEEEARQRALQERRQAEEKARQQAEAEAARKERERRRIAEEKRVREEKRIREEERIREEERLRAQQEAVRRAEEEFRRQEAERLERLRAQEQKLAEDKSRQLAEEAARRAEAERIRSERLRAEEEQKRAEALRKRHLAEASKKQAQEQAARRAEEERARQEAEERARLQREAQEAARKAEEEARKAEEEARQREIRKRRLQEEARRREQEAARQRAEQEAREKAEAEARRKAEQEARRREEQERLRAAEEQARKAELERRRKEEQAAREREQAQRDAEEQARRKSEQEARERAEAEARRKAEEEARRREEEMELRRREQAQARAREEERQRREAEEEERRRTEALKERAAELAEQERRRRAEEAAREKARRARREQLQQEQIGSLARELPEAEKLYAQALAFERKALELARREGKLDLERAEALVERFIQSLERNGTALASMLKLRHFGEFSLTHPINVSVLSIALAHHMDRSREEMRLVGLAGLLHDLGNARIPLVILNKPGKLTEREYKIVRAHPEEGADMLRAYPSLDPVVGRIVAEHHERADGSGYPKSLTQEQLHPLTPIVSVTEVFDAQTSRRIYAGPIPGSAAMSRIYRMGGTQLHAETVERFIKFMGIYPVGSLVRLSSGEHGVVLSVDPALPLKPLVKVVYDAKLRSVPTRYVDLASPRSADKDVRITEHVNHHDLNLDVFNLMG